One Neisseria sicca genomic region harbors:
- the obgE gene encoding GTPase ObgE, with amino-acid sequence MKFIDEAKIEVAAGKGGNGATSFRREKFVPRGGPDGGDGGKGGSVWAEADENTNTLVEYRFVKRYQAKNGEKGHGSDRYGAGADDIVLKMPVGTLIRDLDTDEIVADLTHHGQRVCLAKGGKGGLGNIHFKSSINRAPKQSTPGEEGETRSLQLELKVLADVGLLGMPNAGKSTLITAVSAARPKIANYPFTTLHPNLGVVRIDENHSFVMADIPGLIEGAAEGAGLGHRFLKHLSRTGLLLHVVDLAPFDETVNPAEEALAIINELRKYDEELYGKPRWLVLNKLDMLDEEEAQTRTAAFLEAIGWDYPKPDDRFQFDMETPRLFQISALTHQGTQELVHQINQYLTEKKRIEAEAEAAEKAQAAQVAAQPQTDTSVLKAE; translated from the coding sequence ATGAAATTCATCGACGAAGCAAAAATCGAAGTCGCCGCAGGCAAAGGCGGTAATGGCGCAACCAGTTTCCGCCGCGAAAAATTCGTACCGCGCGGCGGCCCCGACGGCGGCGACGGCGGCAAAGGCGGCAGCGTCTGGGCAGAAGCCGACGAAAACACCAACACCCTCGTCGAATACCGCTTCGTCAAACGCTACCAAGCCAAAAACGGCGAAAAAGGCCACGGTTCCGACCGCTACGGCGCAGGGGCGGACGACATCGTCCTCAAAATGCCCGTCGGCACCCTCATCCGCGACCTCGACACCGACGAAATCGTCGCCGACCTCACCCACCACGGCCAGCGCGTCTGCCTCGCCAAAGGCGGCAAAGGCGGCTTGGGCAACATCCACTTCAAATCGTCCATCAACCGCGCGCCCAAACAATCCACGCCTGGCGAAGAAGGTGAAACCCGTTCCCTGCAACTCGAACTCAAAGTCCTCGCCGATGTCGGCTTATTAGGCATGCCCAACGCCGGCAAATCCACCCTGATTACCGCCGTATCCGCCGCGCGCCCCAAAATCGCCAACTATCCCTTCACCACCCTGCATCCGAACTTAGGCGTCGTGCGCATCGACGAAAACCACAGCTTCGTCATGGCCGACATCCCCGGCCTGATTGAAGGCGCGGCAGAAGGCGCAGGCCTCGGCCATCGTTTCCTCAAACACTTATCGCGCACCGGTCTGCTGCTGCACGTCGTCGATTTAGCCCCCTTCGACGAAACCGTCAACCCCGCCGAAGAAGCCCTTGCCATCATCAACGAATTGCGCAAATACGATGAAGAACTCTACGGCAAACCGCGCTGGCTCGTGCTGAACAAACTCGACATGCTTGACGAAGAAGAAGCCCAAACGCGCACTGCCGCCTTCCTCGAAGCCATCGGCTGGGATTACCCCAAACCAGACGACCGCTTCCAATTCGACATGGAAACCCCGCGTCTCTTCCAAATCAGCGCGCTGACCCACCAAGGCACGCAGGAGTTGGTACACCAAATCAACCAATACCTAACCGAAAAAAAACGCATCGAAGCCGAAGCAGAAGCCGCCGAAAAAGCCCAAGCCGCCCAAGTTGCCGCACAGCCGCAAACCGATACTTCGGTGCTGAAAGCGGAGTGA
- a CDS encoding TIR domain-containing protein, with the protein MTIKFRGTLDNLKQHLSKNGFNPIKEEIDGSNKICLRFQDGSIINFWPSTGTINIQGKPNEALSKMINELCDSNTSSISSISQAKTHQLQTIEKIVPATVETKGKVFVVHGHDEMAREQLELVLHKLGIEHFVLQNTGGNGLTIIEALEQQIGTAPTEVKFGIVLLTPDDMGYAIKSPDKVQPRARQNVVLEMGMLLSSIGRKHVAILKKGDLEVPSDANGILYIGFDNHVRETVSRLAERLTESGFKINPENIIKASS; encoded by the coding sequence ATGACTATAAAATTTCGTGGAACTCTCGACAACCTTAAACAACATCTATCAAAGAATGGATTCAATCCAATCAAAGAAGAGATAGATGGCAGTAATAAAATTTGTTTAAGATTTCAAGATGGATCAATAATAAATTTTTGGCCTAGTACAGGAACTATTAATATTCAGGGGAAACCAAATGAGGCATTAAGCAAAATGATTAATGAATTATGTGATTCAAATACTTCTTCAATATCCTCTATATCACAAGCAAAAACTCATCAGCTACAAACAATAGAAAAAATTGTTCCTGCTACAGTTGAAACGAAAGGCAAAGTATTTGTGGTTCATGGGCATGATGAAATGGCTCGTGAACAGTTAGAGTTGGTTTTACATAAACTTGGTATTGAACATTTCGTTTTGCAAAATACTGGGGGTAATGGTCTAACTATTATTGAGGCTTTGGAGCAGCAAATTGGGACAGCTCCTACAGAAGTAAAATTTGGGATAGTTTTACTTACTCCAGATGATATGGGATATGCAATTAAATCACCTGATAAAGTGCAGCCACGAGCAAGGCAAAATGTTGTACTTGAAATGGGAATGCTACTTTCTTCTATAGGAAGAAAGCATGTTGCTATTCTAAAAAAAGGGGATTTAGAAGTCCCGTCAGATGCTAATGGCATTTTATATATTGGTTTCGATAATCATGTTAGAGAAACTGTTTCTCGTTTAGCGGAGAGGCTAACGGAATCTGGATTTAAAATTAATCCAGAAAATATTATAAAAGCGTCATCTTGA
- the cysS gene encoding cysteine--tRNA ligase translates to MLNLYNTLTRQKEPFAPIDPKNVRMYVCGMTVYDYCHLGHARVMVVFDMIARWLCECGYPLTYVRNITDIDDKIIARAAENGETIGELTARFIQAMHEDADALGVLRPDIEPKATENIPQMIAMIETLIQNGKAYPAANGDVYYAVREFAAYGQLSGKSLDDLRAGERVEVDGFKRDPLDFVLWKAAKAGEPAWESPWGNGRPGWHIECSAMSENLFGDTFDIHGGGADLQFPHHENEIAQSVGATGHTCGHDHAQTHHGQSIASHVKYWLHNGFIRVDGEKMSKSLGNFFTIREVLKQYDPEVVRFFILRAHYRSPLNYSDAHLDDAKGALTRLYTTLKNTPAAEFELSENANDYTRRFYAAMNDDFGTVEAVAVLFELAGEVNKTNDAYLAGCLKALGGIIGLLQRDPTEFLQGGAVSDGLSNEEIEDLIAQRKQARSDKNWAESDRIRDLLNEHKIILEDNAGGTTWRRG, encoded by the coding sequence ATGCTAAACCTCTACAACACCCTCACCCGCCAAAAAGAACCCTTCGCCCCCATCGACCCTAAAAACGTGCGTATGTACGTTTGCGGTATGACTGTTTACGACTACTGCCATTTAGGCCATGCCCGCGTGATGGTTGTATTCGACATGATTGCCCGTTGGCTGTGCGAGTGCGGTTATCCGCTTACTTATGTGCGTAATATCACCGACATCGACGACAAAATCATTGCCCGTGCGGCTGAGAACGGCGAAACCATCGGCGAACTGACTGCGCGTTTCATTCAGGCTATGCACGAAGATGCCGATGCTTTGGGCGTGTTGCGTCCCGACATCGAGCCGAAGGCGACGGAAAATATCCCGCAAATGATTGCCATGATTGAAACCCTGATTCAAAACGGCAAGGCATACCCTGCCGCAAACGGCGACGTTTACTACGCCGTGCGCGAGTTTGCCGCTTACGGACAATTATCAGGCAAATCGTTGGACGACCTGCGCGCAGGCGAGCGTGTGGAAGTGGATGGTTTCAAACGCGATCCGCTTGATTTTGTGTTGTGGAAAGCGGCCAAAGCAGGCGAGCCGGCATGGGAAAGCCCGTGGGGCAACGGCCGTCCGGGTTGGCATATCGAATGCTCCGCCATGAGTGAAAACCTGTTCGGCGACACTTTCGACATCCACGGAGGCGGCGCGGATTTGCAATTCCCGCACCACGAAAACGAAATCGCCCAAAGCGTCGGTGCGACAGGGCATACCTGCGGCCACGACCACGCGCAAACCCACCACGGGCAAAGTATTGCCAGCCACGTCAAATACTGGCTGCACAACGGCTTTATTCGTGTGGACGGCGAAAAAATGTCCAAATCGCTGGGCAACTTCTTCACCATCCGCGAAGTGTTGAAACAATACGACCCCGAAGTCGTGCGCTTCTTCATCCTGCGCGCCCATTACCGCAGCCCGCTGAATTACTCCGACGCGCATTTGGACGACGCAAAAGGTGCGCTGACCCGTCTGTACACTACGTTGAAAAACACCCCTGCCGCTGAGTTTGAATTGTCCGAAAACGCCAATGACTACACCCGCCGCTTCTACGCCGCCATGAACGACGATTTCGGTACGGTCGAAGCCGTTGCCGTACTGTTCGAACTGGCAGGTGAAGTGAATAAAACCAACGACGCATACCTCGCCGGCTGCCTGAAAGCCTTGGGCGGCATCATCGGCCTGTTGCAACGCGATCCGACCGAGTTCCTGCAAGGCGGCGCGGTTTCAGATGGCCTCTCCAACGAAGAAATCGAAGATTTAATCGCCCAGCGGAAACAGGCTCGCTCCGATAAAAACTGGGCAGAGTCCGACCGCATCCGCGACCTTCTGAACGAACACAAAATCATTCTAGAAGACAACGCCGGCGGTACAACTTGGCGGCGCGGCTAA
- a CDS encoding acyltransferase, whose product MENWMSIKIKMCSWLLRGLGGMLPQSYMRVIGPPSQKIRSFLASGISSHIGKNVNIEKGAYVMPDTVIGDNSGIGVNCEICYGLTIGNNVMMGPECLFYSNNHKFNRETLKYEGYTEINPIVIEDAVWIGRRAIIMGGVRVGKGAVIGAGAVVTKDVPPYCVAAGNPAVIKKNLLED is encoded by the coding sequence ATGGAAAATTGGATGAGTATTAAAATAAAAATGTGTTCTTGGCTGCTGCGCGGACTGGGCGGAATGTTGCCTCAGTCTTATATGAGGGTTATAGGACCGCCTTCTCAAAAAATCAGATCTTTCCTTGCATCGGGAATTTCCTCGCATATCGGCAAAAACGTCAATATTGAAAAGGGTGCGTATGTCATGCCGGATACGGTGATCGGCGATAACTCGGGGATCGGTGTCAATTGCGAAATATGCTACGGTCTGACGATAGGAAATAATGTCATGATGGGGCCGGAATGTTTGTTTTATTCCAATAATCACAAGTTTAACCGTGAGACTTTGAAATATGAGGGCTATACGGAAATCAATCCGATTGTGATTGAGGATGCTGTTTGGATCGGACGGCGCGCGATTATTATGGGCGGGGTCCGGGTAGGTAAAGGGGCAGTCATCGGCGCAGGGGCTGTGGTAACCAAAGATGTGCCGCCGTATTGCGTCGCCGCTGGGAATCCTGCGGTTATCAAGAAGAACCTGTTAGAAGATTAA
- the rpmE gene encoding 50S ribosomal protein L31, which translates to MKQGIHPNYHEINVTCSCGNKFVTKSALEKDSFNIEVCSLCHPFYTGTQKIVDTTGRVDKFNNKFGNLFKR; encoded by the coding sequence ATGAAACAAGGTATCCACCCTAATTACCACGAAATCAACGTTACCTGCTCCTGCGGTAACAAATTCGTCACTAAATCCGCTCTGGAAAAAGACAGCTTCAACATTGAGGTTTGCTCTTTGTGCCATCCGTTCTACACCGGTACTCAAAAAATCGTCGACACTACCGGTCGCGTAGATAAATTCAACAACAAATTCGGCAACCTGTTCAAACGCTAA
- a CDS encoding YadA C-terminal domain-containing protein — MKKFNVKALSMAVAAAVVSSAAGAAERDLGSIPEKAQNAMAFQTVFGENTKFDEDTGKFTFDKDSSALLLKTMELEQAVNGFAAGSNFVATNEDGSKTVREATNADIAADSMKGVGLAGGITAVNTRVDNLAKDIDEALDEQDKAVDQLVDELKNTIASNNKKIAEDMTAMGEEISGKFNDVDNEISKASSELSESIEKVAGDVTAVNTRVDSLAQDTADAKAVAKAAEDKVTALSANVDGKVKEAKDAADKAVDAASKIDAVTEKADKASKGVEDLAKELEATQKATAQVALATIENSQEFNGFKEGDQIVVTKDDGSKVIRTATQADVNADDFGGLGLKEVAAKHDQSLADLTAETERAKKAAEQAALAAIENAQELNGFKDGDEIVVTDDDGVKSTKKATQADVDADGFGGLGLKEVVAAHDEALGDLTETVNDNSEALVKTAQVVNDISADVKANTAAIETKADKSEVEAAQKAAAQAALATIENAQELNGFKEGDQIVVTKEDGSKVIRTAQKADVEADGFGGLGLKEVVAAHDEALGDLTETVNDNSEALVKTAQVVNDISADVKANTAAIETKADKSEVEAAQKAAAQAALATIENAQELNGFKEGDQIVVTKEDGSKVIRTAQKADVEADGFGGLGLKEVVAAHDEALGDLTETVNDNSEALVKTAQVVNDISADVKANTAAIETKADKSEVEAAQKAAAQAALATIENAQELNGFKEGDQIVVTKEDGSKVIRTAQKADVEADGFGGLGLKEVVAAHDEALGDLTETVNDNSEALVKTAQVVNDISADVKANTAAIETKADKSEVEAAQKAAAQAALATIENAQELNGFKEGDQIVVTKEDGSKVIRTAQKADVEADGFGGLGLKEVVAAHDEALGDLTETVNDNSEALVKTAQVVNDISADVKANTAAIETKADKAAVETSKNAALEAEKSAKAAAGSAQAAQKAADANAAQVETNKADIVTLKTASSQHATDIATLQTASNQHAAGIAKNSARIDSLDKNVANLRKETRQGLAAQAALSGLFQPYSVGKFNVTAALGGFKSDTAVAVGAGYRFNENFAAKAGLAVGTSSGGSASYNVGVNYEW, encoded by the coding sequence ATGAAAAAATTCAACGTAAAAGCATTGAGTATGGCTGTTGCGGCAGCTGTGGTAAGCAGCGCAGCGGGCGCGGCTGAAAGAGATCTGGGTTCAATTCCCGAAAAGGCACAAAATGCTATGGCATTTCAGACCGTTTTTGGTGAAAACACCAAATTCGATGAAGATACTGGGAAATTCACTTTTGACAAGGATAGCTCAGCCTTGTTGTTGAAAACTATGGAGCTGGAGCAGGCAGTTAATGGCTTTGCTGCCGGCAGCAACTTCGTCGCTACTAATGAAGATGGCAGTAAAACCGTTCGTGAAGCCACTAATGCAGATATTGCAGCCGACAGCATGAAAGGTGTGGGTTTGGCAGGCGGTATTACTGCTGTCAACACGCGAGTGGATAATTTAGCTAAAGACATAGATGAAGCTTTGGATGAGCAGGATAAAGCCGTAGATCAACTGGTGGATGAACTGAAAAACACCATTGCCAGCAACAATAAAAAGATTGCTGAAGATATGACAGCAATGGGCGAAGAAATTTCTGGCAAATTTAATGACGTAGACAATGAAATTTCCAAAGCTTCATCTGAGCTTTCCGAATCCATCGAAAAAGTAGCTGGAGACGTAACCGCAGTAAACACCCGTGTGGACAGCCTGGCGCAAGACACAGCAGATGCCAAAGCCGTTGCCAAAGCCGCCGAAGACAAAGTAACCGCGCTTTCTGCCAACGTTGACGGCAAAGTAAAAGAAGCCAAAGATGCTGCCGATAAAGCCGTAGATGCAGCTTCTAAAATTGATGCAGTTACCGAAAAAGCTGACAAAGCAAGCAAAGGCGTAGAAGACTTGGCTAAAGAGTTAGAGGCTACGCAAAAAGCTACTGCACAAGTTGCATTGGCAACAATTGAAAATTCTCAAGAATTCAACGGTTTTAAAGAAGGCGATCAAATTGTTGTAACTAAAGATGACGGCTCAAAAGTCATCCGTACTGCTACACAAGCAGACGTTAATGCTGATGACTTTGGGGGACTGGGTCTGAAAGAAGTTGCAGCGAAACATGACCAAAGTCTTGCTGATTTGACCGCTGAGACTGAACGAGCCAAAAAAGCCGCTGAACAAGCAGCGCTTGCAGCAATCGAAAACGCACAAGAACTCAACGGTTTTAAAGATGGCGATGAAATCGTTGTGACTGATGATGATGGCGTCAAATCCACTAAAAAAGCTACACAAGCAGATGTTGATGCTGACGGCTTTGGCGGATTGGGTTTGAAAGAAGTTGTAGCTGCACACGATGAAGCATTGGGTGACTTGACTGAAACCGTCAACGACAACAGTGAAGCATTGGTCAAAACCGCACAAGTCGTTAACGACATTAGCGCGGATGTAAAAGCCAACACGGCAGCAATCGAGACCAAAGCCGATAAATCCGAAGTGGAGGCAGCACAAAAAGCAGCTGCGCAAGCTGCATTGGCAACAATTGAGAATGCCCAAGAGCTCAACGGTTTTAAAGAAGGCGATCAAATTGTTGTAACTAAAGAAGACGGCTCAAAAGTCATCCGTACTGCCCAGAAAGCAGATGTTGAAGCTGACGGCTTTGGCGGATTGGGTTTGAAAGAAGTTGTAGCTGCACACGATGAAGCGTTGGGTGACTTGACTGAAACCGTCAACGACAACAGCGAAGCATTGGTCAAAACCGCACAAGTCGTTAACGACATTAGCGCGGATGTAAAAGCCAACACGGCAGCAATCGAGACCAAAGCCGATAAATCCGAAGTGGAGGCAGCACAAAAAGCAGCTGCGCAAGCTGCATTGGCAACAATTGAGAATGCCCAAGAGCTCAACGGTTTTAAAGAAGGCGATCAAATTGTTGTAACTAAAGAAGACGGCTCAAAAGTCATCCGTACTGCCCAGAAAGCAGATGTTGAAGCTGACGGCTTTGGCGGATTGGGTTTGAAAGAAGTTGTAGCTGCACACGATGAAGCGTTGGGTGACTTGACTGAAACCGTCAACGACAACAGCGAAGCATTGGTCAAAACCGCACAAGTCGTTAACGACATTAGCGCGGATGTAAAAGCCAACACGGCAGCAATCGAGACCAAAGCCGATAAATCCGAAGTGGAGGCAGCACAAAAAGCAGCTGCGCAAGCTGCATTGGCAACAATTGAGAATGCCCAAGAGCTCAACGGTTTTAAAGAAGGCGATCAAATTGTTGTAACTAAAGAAGACGGCTCAAAAGTCATCCGTACTGCCCAGAAAGCAGATGTTGAAGCTGACGGCTTTGGCGGATTGGGTTTGAAAGAAGTTGTAGCTGCACACGATGAAGCGTTGGGTGACTTGACTGAAACCGTCAACGACAACAGCGAAGCATTGGTCAAAACCGCACAAGTCGTTAACGACATTAGCGCGGATGTAAAAGCCAACACGGCAGCAATCGAGACCAAAGCCGATAAATCCGAAGTGGAGGCAGCACAAAAAGCAGCTGCGCAAGCTGCATTGGCAACAATTGAGAATGCCCAAGAGCTCAACGGTTTTAAAGAAGGCGATCAAATTGTTGTAACTAAAGAAGACGGCTCAAAAGTCATCCGTACTGCCCAGAAAGCAGATGTTGAAGCTGACGGCTTTGGCGGATTGGGTTTGAAAGAAGTTGTAGCTGCACACGATGAAGCGTTGGGTGACTTGACTGAAACCGTCAACGACAACAGCGAAGCATTGGTCAAAACCGCACAAGTCGTTAACGACATTAGCGCGGATGTAAAAGCCAACACGGCAGCAATCGAAACTAAAGCCGATAAAGCGGCTGTGGAAACTTCTAAAAATGCAGCTCTTGAGGCTGAAAAATCAGCTAAAGCTGCCGCAGGTTCTGCTCAAGCTGCACAAAAGGCTGCTGATGCAAATGCAGCACAAGTTGAAACTAACAAAGCCGATATTGTTACACTGAAAACAGCAAGCAGCCAACACGCTACCGATATTGCTACCCTGCAAACAGCAAGCAATCAACACGCTGCCGGTATTGCTAAAAACTCAGCGCGTATCGACAGCTTGGACAAAAACGTAGCTAATCTGCGCAAAGAGACCCGCCAAGGTCTTGCTGCACAAGCAGCCCTCAGCGGTCTGTTCCAACCTTACAGCGTTGGTAAGTTCAACGTTACCGCTGCTTTGGGTGGTTTCAAATCTGACACCGCAGTTGCAGTGGGTGCAGGCTACCGCTTCAATGAAAACTTTGCAGCTAAAGCCGGTCTTGCAGTGGGTACCTCTTCAGGCGGCTCTGCATCTTACAACGTAGGCGTGAACTACGAATGGTAA
- the ffh gene encoding signal recognition particle protein yields MLDNLTNRFSKVFKNIRGQAKLTEDNIKEALREVRLALLEADVALPVVKEFVNNVKEKALGQEVVGSLTPDQAFIGVVNQALIELMGKENSSLDLAAVPPAVVLMAGLQGAGKTTTVGKLARLLKNEQKKKVLVVSADVYRPAAIEQLRLLAEQVGIDFFPSDSNQKPVEIATAAIDYAKKHFYDVLMVDTAGRLAIDEEMMNEIKALHAAVNPVETLFVVDAMLGQDAVNTAQAFNEALPLTGVILTKMDGDSRGGAALSVRHVTGKPIKFIGIGEKITGLEPFYPDRIASRILGMGDVLSLIEDVQKGIDEEAAAKMAKKLQKGKGFDLNDFKEQIQQMRNMGGLESLMSKMPGELGQISKQIPEGTAEKAMGKVEAIINSMTPKERANPALLKASRKRRIAAGAGTSVEEVNKMLKQFEQSQQVMKMFSGKGLGKLMRMAKGMKGMKGMFPGM; encoded by the coding sequence ATGTTAGACAACTTAACCAACCGCTTTAGTAAAGTTTTCAAAAATATCCGCGGTCAAGCAAAACTGACAGAAGACAACATCAAAGAGGCGCTGCGGGAAGTCCGCCTTGCCCTGCTCGAAGCGGACGTAGCCCTGCCCGTTGTAAAAGAATTTGTCAACAACGTCAAAGAAAAAGCCCTCGGACAGGAAGTTGTCGGCAGCCTGACGCCCGACCAAGCCTTTATCGGTGTCGTCAACCAAGCCCTGATCGAATTGATGGGTAAGGAAAATTCCTCTTTGGACTTGGCGGCCGTACCGCCTGCTGTTGTTTTAATGGCAGGTCTGCAAGGTGCGGGTAAAACCACCACCGTCGGCAAACTCGCCCGCCTACTGAAAAACGAACAGAAGAAAAAAGTCTTGGTCGTTTCAGCCGACGTGTACCGCCCCGCCGCGATTGAACAGTTGCGCCTTTTGGCCGAGCAAGTCGGCATTGACTTCTTCCCTTCCGATTCCAATCAGAAACCTGTCGAAATTGCCACTGCTGCGATTGATTATGCAAAAAAACACTTTTACGACGTCTTGATGGTCGATACCGCCGGACGCTTGGCGATTGACGAAGAGATGATGAATGAAATCAAAGCGCTGCACGCAGCCGTCAATCCTGTAGAAACCTTATTCGTCGTTGATGCCATGTTGGGTCAAGACGCTGTAAACACCGCACAAGCATTTAACGAAGCCTTGCCGCTAACCGGCGTCATCCTGACCAAAATGGACGGCGATTCACGCGGCGGTGCGGCATTGTCTGTGCGCCACGTTACCGGAAAACCCATCAAATTTATCGGTATCGGTGAAAAAATCACAGGACTCGAACCCTTCTACCCAGACCGCATCGCCAGCCGTATCCTCGGTATGGGCGACGTGTTGAGCCTGATTGAAGATGTCCAAAAAGGCATAGACGAAGAAGCCGCCGCCAAAATGGCGAAAAAGCTGCAAAAAGGCAAAGGCTTCGACCTCAATGACTTTAAAGAACAAATCCAGCAAATGCGCAATATGGGCGGACTGGAAAGCCTGATGTCAAAAATGCCGGGCGAACTGGGTCAGATTTCCAAACAAATTCCCGAAGGCACGGCAGAAAAAGCCATGGGTAAAGTCGAAGCCATCATCAACTCCATGACACCCAAAGAACGCGCCAACCCAGCCCTGCTCAAAGCCAGCCGCAAACGCCGCATTGCCGCAGGCGCCGGTACCAGCGTAGAGGAAGTTAACAAAATGCTCAAACAGTTCGAACAATCACAACAAGTCATGAAAATGTTCAGCGGAAAAGGACTGGGCAAACTGATGCGTATGGCAAAAGGCATGAAGGGTATGAAAGGAATGTTCCCTGGAATGTAA
- a CDS encoding cytochrome C assembly family protein — MPTILICLILVYAGLGIFVWFNHKTREIKDYPLKAELAVLGAALTMHGAVLLMPVIQDKILIMGFGYSISLIVWLMLLVYFVGSFFYRLRGLQLLLYPCAAFTLLLGALFPGKYVGYQINDLPFMSHIGTSLLAYGLFGIVTLFAVLILLLNRNLHRRRVSSLSGFLPSLLSLEKLMFQGMWVGFILLTYSVVSGTFFAEAVFGKPVTFTHKTVFGILSWIIYGALLLKHSMTAWRGKKAAVWTIIGFVSLMFAYVGSKFVLEILLQR; from the coding sequence ATGCCGACTATCCTGATTTGCCTGATACTGGTGTATGCCGGATTGGGTATATTCGTTTGGTTCAATCACAAGACCCGAGAGATTAAAGATTATCCTCTAAAAGCCGAGTTGGCTGTTTTGGGTGCTGCGCTGACCATGCACGGTGCTGTATTGCTTATGCCTGTCATTCAAGACAAGATTTTGATTATGGGCTTTGGGTATTCCATCAGTTTGATCGTATGGTTGATGCTGCTGGTGTATTTCGTTGGTAGTTTTTTCTATCGTCTGCGCGGATTGCAGCTGCTTTTATATCCGTGTGCAGCGTTTACCTTATTATTGGGCGCGCTGTTTCCAGGAAAATATGTCGGTTACCAAATCAATGATTTGCCGTTTATGTCGCACATTGGTACATCGCTGCTGGCATACGGTTTATTCGGCATTGTGACCTTGTTTGCCGTTTTGATTTTGCTGCTCAACCGTAACCTGCATAGGCGACGTGTTTCCAGTTTGTCCGGTTTTCTGCCGTCTTTACTGAGTTTGGAAAAGCTCATGTTCCAGGGGATGTGGGTAGGTTTTATCTTATTAACCTATTCGGTTGTCAGCGGGACATTTTTTGCAGAAGCTGTATTCGGTAAACCCGTTACATTTACCCATAAAACCGTATTCGGCATTCTCTCATGGATAATTTACGGTGCGTTACTGCTTAAGCACAGTATGACGGCATGGCGGGGTAAAAAAGCAGCCGTTTGGACAATCATCGGGTTTGTCAGCCTAATGTTCGCTTATGTAGGAAGCAAGTTTGTATTGGAAATCTTGCTGCAGCGTTAA
- a CDS encoding ComEA family DNA-binding protein: protein MKKFLFAALSLLTASLSLAAVNINTASPSELEALPGIGPAKAKAIVDYRQQHGAFKSVEELKNVKGIGEGIFSKLKAEATVTPAPANPKAKNAVPSPKK from the coding sequence ATGAAAAAATTCCTCTTTGCCGCCCTCTCCCTGCTGACCGCTTCGCTGTCGCTGGCCGCCGTCAACATCAATACCGCTTCCCCGTCCGAGTTGGAAGCCCTGCCCGGTATCGGCCCTGCCAAAGCCAAAGCCATCGTGGACTACCGTCAACAACATGGTGCCTTCAAATCGGTCGAGGAGTTGAAAAACGTCAAAGGTATCGGTGAGGGTATCTTCTCCAAACTGAAGGCGGAGGCAACCGTCACCCCCGCACCTGCCAACCCAAAAGCTAAAAACGCCGTCCCATCACCTAAAAAATAG
- the hslO gene encoding Hsp33 family molecular chaperone HslO, producing the protein MPQTDINHADIRTRFIFDDMPVRGLHVRLENVWEHIAGQKHYPAAIRRALGELLAAGALLSSNLKNEGTLIVQVQGQGRLKMLVVEATSDNTVRATARWDEAADIHDDESLTDLLGSNSVFVLTHQPKDAEPWQGVVPLEGDNIAQMLMNYIKRSEQLDTHIVLAASDHVSGGLLVQRLPEEELDTESWELISTLTQTLTPKELTALDAQHVLYRLYHETPPRVFDPEIIEFACTCSHGKVSDMLLMLGGEEVGGIVAEQGSIQIDCDFCHTKYVFDETDVNALFGGDVVGIVRQQGSRFQ; encoded by the coding sequence ATGCCGCAAACCGACATCAACCATGCCGATATCCGCACGCGTTTCATCTTTGACGATATGCCTGTGCGCGGTCTGCACGTCCGCCTTGAAAACGTGTGGGAACACATCGCCGGACAAAAACACTACCCTGCCGCCATCCGCCGGGCATTAGGCGAACTCCTCGCTGCAGGTGCGCTTCTCTCCAGCAACCTTAAAAACGAAGGCACGCTCATTGTCCAAGTACAAGGACAAGGTCGTCTGAAAATGCTTGTGGTCGAAGCCACATCAGACAACACCGTTCGCGCTACCGCCCGCTGGGATGAAGCCGCCGACATCCATGATGACGAAAGCCTGACCGACCTTTTGGGCAGCAACAGCGTTTTCGTACTCACACATCAACCCAAAGATGCTGAACCTTGGCAAGGCGTTGTCCCGCTTGAAGGCGACAATATCGCCCAAATGCTCATGAACTATATCAAACGTTCCGAGCAACTCGATACCCACATCGTTCTCGCCGCTTCAGATCATGTCAGCGGAGGATTGCTGGTACAACGTCTGCCCGAAGAAGAACTAGACACCGAATCATGGGAACTCATCAGCACACTGACCCAAACGCTGACACCGAAAGAGCTAACTGCCCTAGACGCACAACACGTTCTTTATCGTCTCTATCATGAAACCCCGCCGCGTGTTTTCGATCCCGAAATTATCGAATTTGCCTGCACCTGCTCACACGGCAAAGTCAGCGATATGCTGCTTATGTTAGGCGGAGAAGAAGTTGGCGGTATTGTTGCAGAGCAAGGCAGTATCCAAATCGATTGCGACTTTTGCCACACTAAATACGTATTTGACGAAACGGATGTCAACGCGCTATTTGGTGGAGACGTAGTCGGCATAGTGCGCCAGCAAGGCAGTCGTTTCCAATAA